In one Butyrivibrio proteoclasticus B316 genomic region, the following are encoded:
- a CDS encoding FAD-dependent oxidoreductase encodes MNAPFREPLAKFSKTVTDRKEIKLGLEKITKESPEYWGLYNLITDEQCEIALKMEKRKPKTFEEIAALCPEYTKEELQKQLDEMSFNGVIEWNYENDKHEKQYVLPMYVPGSAEFGNMNHKVLEAHPEAGAFFERMSRIPLEGLTHMVPMGGAGVGMHVIPVEKAIEMQGEAINLEKISYWLDYYEGKYAASPCSCRRSRKTFDQGCADDPEGWCIAVGDMADYVVETQKDGRYITKEEALEIFKQAEENGFVHQITNIDGQHKIFAICNCNVNVCYALRTSQLFNTPNMSRSAYVAHVSKEKCVACGRCVEVCPAGAATLGQKLCKKDGSEVVYPKMPLPTEQKWSREMWTEDYRDINRINTHKTGTAPCKTACPAHLPVQGYIKMAAQGRYDEALALIKKYNPLPAVCGHVCNRRCEDACTRGTIDQALAIDEIKKFVAMRDLKSETRHIPKKVIPKIDGGFDEKVAIIGAGPAGISCAYYLALKGYKPTLFDKNKKPGGMVTYGIPSFVMEKDVIEAEVDVLRELGVDIRLGVEVGKDITLKQLREEGYKAFYIAIGCQGGRGVNVPGEDAQGVIKGVDILHDVIDDESYKLTGDTVVIGGGNVAIDVSRTAIRCGSPKITQVSLETRDIMPALPEEIELAESEGIEFKGGWGPKEILTENGKVKGIVFKKCTQVKNAEGRFDPQYDENETMEIACSNVILSVGQATVWGNLLEGEAVEFRGPAPVADKVTFQTTVPDIFVGGDMFYGPRFAIDAIACGREGAESIHRFVQPHSSLTIGRDPNFFIELDKDDIQINDYDHVGRQVAGNTKSADGKLTFRDTKLVFTEEQVKKESSRCLGCGASIIDPNKCVGCGLCTTRCEFDAIKLTRDNPDASTMRKAEDKLKYILPNGLKQAVSRPFVKKTSKETAWLDE; translated from the coding sequence ATGAATGCTCCTTTCCGTGAGCCATTGGCTAAATTTTCCAAGACAGTTACGGACAGGAAAGAAATCAAGTTGGGGCTTGAGAAGATTACAAAAGAGAGCCCGGAGTACTGGGGCCTTTATAATCTGATAACAGATGAGCAGTGCGAAATTGCTCTTAAGATGGAAAAGCGTAAGCCTAAGACATTTGAAGAGATAGCTGCCCTTTGCCCTGAATATACCAAAGAGGAATTACAGAAGCAGCTTGATGAAATGTCTTTTAACGGCGTTATCGAGTGGAATTATGAGAATGACAAACATGAGAAACAGTACGTTCTTCCAATGTATGTACCGGGATCAGCAGAATTTGGAAACATGAATCATAAGGTTCTTGAAGCTCATCCTGAGGCAGGAGCATTCTTTGAGAGAATGAGCCGTATTCCTCTTGAGGGACTTACTCACATGGTTCCTATGGGCGGGGCCGGTGTAGGTATGCATGTTATCCCTGTTGAGAAGGCTATTGAGATGCAGGGTGAGGCTATTAACCTTGAGAAGATTTCTTACTGGCTTGATTATTATGAAGGAAAGTATGCTGCTTCTCCATGCTCATGCAGAAGATCTAGAAAAACTTTTGATCAGGGATGCGCTGATGATCCAGAGGGTTGGTGTATTGCTGTTGGTGATATGGCAGACTATGTTGTCGAGACACAGAAAGATGGCCGTTATATCACCAAAGAAGAGGCTCTTGAAATCTTTAAACAGGCTGAAGAAAACGGATTTGTTCACCAGATCACAAACATTGACGGACAGCACAAGATATTTGCTATCTGTAACTGTAACGTAAATGTATGTTATGCTCTTCGTACTTCTCAGCTCTTTAACACACCTAACATGTCACGTTCAGCTTATGTTGCTCATGTCAGCAAAGAAAAGTGCGTTGCCTGTGGACGCTGCGTAGAGGTTTGCCCGGCTGGTGCAGCTACACTTGGCCAGAAGCTTTGCAAGAAGGATGGAAGCGAAGTAGTTTATCCTAAGATGCCACTTCCTACAGAACAGAAATGGTCTCGTGAGATGTGGACTGAGGATTATAGAGACATTAACCGTATCAACACACACAAGACAGGTACAGCTCCTTGTAAGACTGCTTGTCCTGCACATCTTCCTGTACAGGGATACATCAAGATGGCTGCTCAGGGCAGATATGATGAAGCTCTTGCACTTATCAAGAAGTACAATCCGCTTCCTGCAGTCTGCGGACATGTATGTAACCGTCGTTGTGAAGATGCTTGTACAAGAGGAACTATCGATCAGGCTCTTGCTATAGATGAGATCAAGAAGTTTGTAGCTATGAGAGATCTTAAGTCTGAGACAAGACATATTCCTAAGAAGGTAATCCCTAAGATTGATGGCGGCTTTGATGAGAAGGTAGCTATCATTGGTGCGGGCCCTGCAGGTATTTCATGTGCTTATTATCTTGCTCTTAAGGGATACAAGCCAACACTCTTTGATAAGAACAAGAAACCGGGCGGAATGGTTACATACGGTATTCCTTCATTCGTAATGGAAAAAGATGTAATTGAAGCCGAGGTTGATGTCCTTAGAGAGCTCGGCGTAGATATTCGCCTTGGTGTAGAGGTTGGTAAGGATATTACACTGAAACAGCTTCGTGAAGAAGGCTATAAGGCATTCTATATTGCTATTGGATGTCAGGGTGGCCGCGGAGTAAATGTACCTGGAGAGGACGCTCAGGGTGTTATCAAGGGTGTAGATATTCTTCACGATGTAATTGATGATGAGAGCTATAAGCTTACAGGAGATACAGTTGTAATTGGTGGCGGTAATGTTGCTATTGATGTTAGCCGTACAGCAATACGTTGTGGTTCTCCTAAGATAACTCAGGTTTCTCTTGAAACCAGAGATATCATGCCTGCTCTTCCTGAGGAAATTGAACTTGCTGAATCTGAAGGAATTGAGTTCAAGGGCGGCTGGGGACCTAAGGAAATCCTCACAGAAAACGGTAAGGTTAAGGGAATCGTATTTAAGAAATGTACTCAGGTTAAGAATGCTGAAGGACGTTTTGATCCTCAGTATGATGAGAATGAGACTATGGAAATTGCATGTTCAAATGTAATTCTTTCTGTTGGACAAGCAACTGTTTGGGGCAACCTTCTTGAAGGAGAAGCTGTAGAATTCAGAGGACCTGCTCCGGTTGCTGATAAGGTTACTTTCCAGACAACAGTTCCGGATATCTTCGTTGGCGGAGATATGTTCTACGGCCCAAGATTTGCTATTGATGCTATTGCCTGCGGAAGAGAAGGCGCGGAATCTATTCACAGATTTGTACAGCCTCATTCTTCACTTACAATAGGCCGTGATCCTAATTTCTTTATCGAGCTTGATAAAGACGACATTCAGATCAATGATTATGATCACGTAGGACGTCAGGTAGCCGGCAATACCAAGAGTGCTGATGGCAAGCTTACATTCCGTGATACCAAGCTTGTATTTACTGAAGAACAGGTTAAAAAGGAATCTTCTCGTTGCCTTGGCTGCGGAGCTTCAATTATTGACCCTAATAAGTGTGTGGGCTGCGGACTTTGCACAACTCGTTGTGAATTTGATGCTATCAAGCTTACGAGAGATAACCCTGATGCATCTACGATGAGAAAAGCGGAAGATAAGCTTAAATATATTCTTCCAAATGGATTAAAGCAGGCTGTTTCCAGACCTTTCGTTAAGAAAACATCTAAAGAAACTGCATGGCTTGATGAATAA
- the topA gene encoding type I DNA topoisomerase produces the protein MASKTTTTKKNSLLIVESPTKVKAIKKFLGNGYDVAASNGHVRDLPKSQMGVDVEHDFEPKYITIRGKGDVLADLRKKVKKADHVYLATDPDREGEAISWHLIAALKLDEADAKIQRVTFNEITKNAVKEAMKHPRDIDMNLVDAQQARRVLDRMVGYSISPLLWSKIKRGLSAGRVQSVALRIIADREEEIESFIPSEYWTLDVNLAAEGEKKPLVAHYYGTGNDKKEIKSKEELDKICASLKGAKYVVSDVKKGERNKKAPLPFTTSTLQQEASKALNFSTQKTMRVAQQLYEGIELGKQGTVGLITYLRTDSTRVSDEAVAAANAYISSNFGDKYLSEGTTAKKSDAKIQDAHEAIRPTYVENTPVVVKEFLSRDQFRLYQLIWRRFMASRMAPAKYETTSVKIDAGEHRFTVAASKTVFDGFLNVYTDEDDQIEKNVLMKNLDINTKLSFDSFDSAQHFTQPAPHYTEASLVHDLEALGIGRPSTYAPTISTILARHYITKENKAIFITELGQAVNKMMNDAFPQIVDVNFTSNMEALLDGIADGNVKWKTVVENFYPDLNEAVEAAEKEMEKIQVQDEVTDEICPNCGRNMVIKYGPHGKFLACPGFPECKNTMPYFEKIGVECPKCGKDLVLKRTRKGRIYYGCIGSPECDFMSWARPVKEKCPKCGKYMVAKSNKLACSDQECGFSCNKDELKKE, from the coding sequence ATGGCTTCAAAAACAACTACTACCAAGAAAAATTCACTTCTTATAGTTGAGTCACCTACTAAGGTCAAGGCTATCAAGAAGTTTTTAGGTAATGGCTATGACGTAGCAGCCAGCAATGGTCATGTAAGAGATCTTCCCAAGAGCCAGATGGGCGTTGATGTTGAACATGATTTTGAACCTAAATATATAACTATCAGAGGCAAGGGAGATGTTCTTGCCGATCTTCGTAAGAAGGTCAAGAAGGCTGACCACGTGTACCTTGCAACTGACCCTGACCGCGAGGGAGAGGCTATTTCATGGCATCTTATCGCGGCTCTTAAGCTTGATGAGGCAGATGCCAAGATTCAGCGTGTTACCTTTAATGAAATTACCAAGAACGCTGTTAAAGAGGCTATGAAGCATCCAAGAGATATTGATATGAATCTAGTAGATGCTCAGCAGGCCAGACGTGTTCTTGACAGAATGGTTGGTTATTCTATTTCACCACTTCTCTGGTCCAAGATAAAAAGAGGCCTTAGCGCCGGAAGAGTTCAGTCAGTTGCTCTTAGGATCATCGCTGACAGAGAGGAAGAGATTGAATCCTTCATTCCTAGTGAGTATTGGACACTTGATGTTAATCTTGCTGCAGAAGGTGAGAAAAAACCTCTTGTTGCTCATTACTATGGCACAGGCAATGACAAAAAAGAAATTAAGTCCAAGGAAGAGCTTGATAAGATATGTGCATCTTTAAAAGGTGCCAAGTATGTAGTAAGTGATGTTAAAAAGGGTGAGAGAAACAAGAAAGCTCCTCTTCCTTTTACTACATCTACGCTTCAGCAGGAAGCTTCCAAGGCTCTCAATTTCTCAACGCAGAAGACAATGCGTGTTGCGCAGCAGTTGTATGAAGGGATTGAGCTTGGCAAGCAGGGAACTGTCGGTCTTATTACATATCTTCGTACGGATTCGACACGTGTTTCTGACGAGGCTGTAGCTGCAGCTAATGCTTATATTTCTTCTAATTTTGGAGATAAATATTTATCTGAGGGTACTACTGCCAAGAAGAGCGACGCCAAGATTCAGGATGCTCACGAAGCTATCAGACCTACCTATGTAGAAAACACACCTGTAGTGGTTAAGGAATTTTTATCAAGAGATCAGTTCAGATTGTATCAGCTTATCTGGAGAAGATTCATGGCCAGCCGTATGGCTCCTGCCAAGTATGAGACAACATCAGTCAAGATTGATGCCGGAGAGCATAGATTTACTGTAGCTGCTTCCAAGACTGTTTTTGATGGTTTCCTTAATGTTTATACAGATGAAGATGATCAGATTGAGAAAAATGTTCTCATGAAGAATCTTGATATTAATACTAAGCTTTCTTTTGACAGCTTTGACAGTGCACAGCATTTTACACAGCCGGCACCGCATTATACAGAGGCTTCTCTAGTACATGACCTTGAGGCTCTTGGAATTGGCAGACCGAGTACTTATGCTCCTACCATTTCTACGATCCTTGCAAGACACTATATTACCAAAGAGAATAAGGCAATCTTCATTACTGAGCTTGGCCAGGCTGTTAACAAGATGATGAATGATGCTTTTCCACAGATTGTTGATGTTAACTTTACATCTAACATGGAAGCTCTTCTTGATGGCATAGCTGATGGCAATGTTAAGTGGAAGACTGTAGTTGAGAATTTTTATCCTGATCTTAATGAAGCCGTAGAAGCTGCAGAAAAAGAGATGGAGAAGATTCAGGTACAGGATGAAGTTACTGATGAAATCTGTCCTAACTGTGGCAGAAATATGGTCATCAAATATGGACCTCACGGTAAGTTCCTTGCTTGCCCCGGATTCCCTGAATGTAAGAATACAATGCCTTATTTTGAGAAGATTGGTGTTGAGTGTCCTAAATGCGGTAAAGATCTAGTCCTTAAGAGAACCAGAAAAGGCAGAATCTATTATGGCTGCATTGGAAGTCCTGAATGTGACTTTATGTCATGGGCAAGACCTGTTAAAGAGAAATGTCCTAAGTGTGGCAAGTATATGGTTGCCAAGAGCAATAAGCTTGCCTGCAGCGATCAGGAATGCGGATTTTCATGCAATAAAGACGAATTGAAAAAAGAATAA
- a CDS encoding flagellar M-ring protein FliF C-terminal domain-containing protein, translating into MAERLRAAWQKVLDWWNQFTAKQKTLIVGAGTVVLLTIIILVTVLNQPQYVLLAQATSTKEASEIKDLLDSNSINYKMSDDGLEFRVLKKDQANANLILGANDIQSYAYTIDNVTEGSFSTTEYDKQKKYVKYLESKLEHDMLAKFDTIDSANVTLHIPDDDGTLIGNKDEASAWILLNINDPNGFGEENANFVAKAVAASLGKKSTNDIVILDYSGNLLFSGSEETTDAGIASNQLNLKTKAEQIVKNEVKKVLLGTKLYDDIQVASNLVLDFSKEERTTHNYTPAEDQTQGVLSHESIYNAENVNGVSGIPGTDTNEDDETTYVTQDNTNSSSTITEEDRSYLPNEDITTRTNIPGAIKYDESSISVTAINYVVMKEEDYDKAANGDLDWKDYKIANTEPATMQVPDEMINVVAKATGIAAGNVAMAAYTQYVFIDKTGANITVTDILQIATILIILGLLAFIVIRSMWTSKKTEEEPEPEELSVEQLLESTPEETLEDIEMDTGSETKRLIEKFVDENPEAAATLLRNWLNEDYGL; encoded by the coding sequence ATGGCTGAAAGATTAAGAGCCGCGTGGCAAAAAGTTCTCGATTGGTGGAACCAGTTCACAGCCAAGCAGAAGACTTTGATAGTCGGCGCTGGTACTGTTGTGCTGCTCACTATTATCATTCTGGTTACAGTACTTAACCAGCCTCAGTATGTTCTATTGGCTCAGGCCACTTCGACCAAAGAAGCATCCGAAATTAAGGATCTTCTTGATTCCAATTCAATTAACTACAAAATGTCTGATGACGGTTTGGAGTTTCGGGTCCTCAAAAAGGATCAGGCAAACGCCAACCTCATTCTTGGTGCAAATGACATTCAATCGTATGCATACACAATTGATAATGTCACAGAAGGAAGCTTTTCTACGACTGAATACGACAAGCAAAAAAAGTATGTCAAATATCTTGAAAGTAAATTGGAACATGACATGCTTGCCAAGTTTGACACAATTGATTCAGCAAATGTCACTCTTCATATTCCTGACGATGACGGAACCCTTATAGGAAATAAAGATGAAGCTTCGGCATGGATCCTCTTAAATATCAATGATCCAAATGGCTTTGGAGAAGAAAATGCCAATTTCGTTGCTAAAGCTGTTGCTGCTTCCCTTGGAAAAAAATCTACCAACGATATTGTAATCCTGGACTATAGCGGAAATCTGTTGTTTTCAGGAAGTGAAGAAACAACAGATGCAGGAATAGCAAGTAATCAATTAAACCTCAAAACAAAGGCAGAACAAATAGTTAAAAATGAAGTCAAAAAGGTACTTCTTGGAACCAAATTATATGATGATATTCAGGTAGCCAGTAACCTTGTTCTTGATTTTTCCAAGGAAGAGAGAACAACACATAACTATACGCCTGCTGAAGATCAGACACAGGGTGTTTTGTCTCATGAATCAATTTATAATGCAGAGAATGTAAATGGTGTTAGTGGCATTCCGGGTACTGATACCAATGAAGATGATGAGACTACATATGTTACTCAGGATAATACCAATTCATCATCAACGATTACAGAGGAGGACAGATCCTACTTACCTAACGAAGATATTACAACCAGGACCAATATCCCGGGCGCGATAAAATATGATGAATCTTCGATTTCCGTTACAGCAATAAACTATGTTGTAATGAAGGAAGAAGACTATGATAAAGCAGCTAATGGCGATCTTGACTGGAAGGATTATAAAATTGCCAATACAGAGCCTGCTACTATGCAAGTTCCCGATGAAATGATAAATGTTGTAGCTAAAGCAACAGGAATTGCTGCAGGCAATGTAGCTATGGCTGCATATACCCAGTATGTATTTATTGACAAGACCGGTGCAAATATTACAGTTACAGATATTCTGCAGATTGCAACTATCCTCATTATCCTAGGACTTCTTGCATTTATCGTGATCAGGAGCATGTGGACATCCAAGAAGACAGAGGAAGAACCGGAACCGGAAGAACTTTCTGTTGAACAGCTTCTTGAGTCTACACCTGAGGAAACTCTTGAGGATATTGAGATGGATACAGGCTCAGAGACTAAGAGGCTCATCGAGAAATTCGTTGATGAAAATCCTGAAGCTGCAGCTACACTTCTTCGTAACTGGCTAAACGAGGACTATGGATTGTGA
- the flgB gene encoding flagellar basal body rod protein FlgB: MINSNAFDYINVLDKAADASWLRNEVIANNIANVDTPGYKRQDLNFEDELERALGNSRYVTMDAKVAGLKERELRPRVINDYSNFSYRLDKNNVDIDTENVTLAANQIKYQGLMAGLKSEFSNLQAACKSS, encoded by the coding sequence ATGATCAATAGTAACGCTTTTGATTACATCAACGTACTGGATAAAGCTGCAGATGCTTCCTGGCTTCGAAATGAAGTTATAGCTAACAATATCGCCAATGTTGATACTCCCGGGTATAAGAGACAGGACCTTAATTTTGAGGATGAACTTGAAAGAGCTTTGGGTAATTCAAGATATGTTACCATGGATGCCAAGGTAGCCGGACTTAAGGAACGCGAGCTTAGGCCAAGAGTAATTAATGATTACTCTAATTTCTCTTACAGACTAGACAAGAACAATGTAGATATTGACACTGAGAATGTTACACTTGCTGCCAACCAGATCAAGTATCAGGGACTTATGGCAGGACTTAAATCTGAATTCTCAAACCTTCAGGCTGCATGCAAATCATCATAA
- the fliG gene encoding flagellar motor switch protein FliG has protein sequence MDADINANGGGGGGDLASLTAGFSGTQKAAILLIALGPEKSSAIFKHLKEEEIEELTLEIANTRSVTSQIKEAVLEEFYGVCLAQQYIAEGGINYAKELLEKALGEDKALDVISKLTASLQVKPFEFIRKTEPSQILTFIQDEHPQTIALILSYMSPAQSSLILSAIPPDRQADVAKRIAAMDRTSPDTIKEVEKVLESKLSSLVNQDYTIVGGVDAVVEILNTVDRATEKHIMETLEIEEPELADEIRKKMFVFEDVLLLDDRSIQRVLRDVENSDLGLALKGATENVQTAIFNNLSKRLAAMIKEDMDFMGPVRMKDVEEAQQKIVNVIRKLEDAGEIVISRGGGDELVV, from the coding sequence ATGGATGCTGATATAAATGCTAATGGTGGCGGTGGCGGCGGTGACCTTGCCTCCTTAACTGCCGGCTTTAGTGGCACTCAAAAAGCGGCGATCCTGTTAATTGCACTTGGACCGGAGAAATCATCCGCCATATTTAAACATCTTAAGGAAGAAGAGATTGAGGAATTAACTCTTGAAATTGCCAATACCAGAAGTGTTACTTCACAGATAAAAGAGGCAGTTTTGGAAGAGTTCTATGGAGTTTGCCTTGCACAGCAGTATATCGCAGAAGGCGGTATCAACTATGCCAAGGAACTTCTTGAAAAAGCTCTTGGTGAAGATAAAGCTCTTGATGTTATCAGTAAGCTTACTGCTTCACTTCAGGTTAAGCCATTTGAGTTCATTCGTAAGACAGAGCCTTCTCAGATCCTTACCTTCATACAGGATGAGCATCCTCAGACAATAGCTCTTATATTGTCTTATATGTCACCTGCCCAGAGCTCACTTATCCTTTCAGCTATTCCACCGGACAGGCAGGCTGATGTTGCAAAACGTATTGCTGCAATGGACAGGACCAGTCCTGATACCATAAAAGAGGTAGAGAAAGTGTTGGAATCAAAGCTATCATCTCTTGTAAACCAGGATTATACAATCGTTGGTGGTGTAGACGCGGTAGTAGAGATTTTGAATACAGTAGACCGTGCTACAGAGAAACATATCATGGAGACTCTCGAAATCGAAGAGCCGGAGCTTGCCGACGAGATCAGAAAGAAGATGTTTGTATTCGAGGACGTTCTTCTTCTGGACGACAGATCTATTCAGAGAGTGCTGCGTGATGTTGAAAACAGTGACCTTGGACTTGCTCTTAAGGGCGCTACAGAGAATGTTCAGACAGCTATCTTTAATAACCTGTCCAAACGTCTTGCTGCTATGATCAAGGAAGATATGGACTTTATGGGTCCTGTACGTATGAAGGATGTTGAAGAAGCTCAGCAGAAGATAGTTAATGTTATCCGTAAGCTTGAGGATGCAGGCGAAATTGTTATCTCCAGAGGTGGAGGTGATGAGCTAGTTGTCTAA
- the codY gene encoding GTP-sensing pleiotropic transcriptional regulator CodY codes for MSSVQLLDKTRKIGKLLHNSNSGKVVFNDICRVLCDILASNMFVISKKGKVLGIGESANVASLSDLLVDNVGSFIDPMLNQRLLTILSTQENVNLETLGFEGIDSSKFQAIITPIEIAGERLGTLFIYKTDAPYDIDDIILCEYGTTVVGLEMLRAVNEESAEESRKLAVVKSAISTLSFSEMQAIIHIFDELDGMEGVLVASKIADRVGITRSVIVNALRKFESAGVIESRSSGMKGTYIKVTNDVVFNEIKKLKAEL; via the coding sequence ATGAGTAGTGTACAGCTACTGGACAAGACACGTAAGATAGGTAAATTATTACACAACAGCAATTCAGGCAAGGTGGTTTTTAATGATATTTGCAGAGTGTTGTGTGACATTCTTGCTTCAAACATGTTTGTAATTAGTAAAAAAGGAAAGGTACTTGGTATTGGCGAGAGCGCAAACGTTGCTTCATTAAGCGACCTTTTGGTAGATAATGTCGGATCTTTTATTGATCCTATGTTAAACCAAAGGCTCCTGACCATTCTTTCCACCCAAGAGAATGTCAATCTTGAGACACTTGGCTTTGAAGGAATCGACAGCTCTAAATTCCAGGCTATTATTACACCGATTGAGATAGCCGGAGAAAGACTTGGAACACTTTTTATCTACAAGACAGATGCTCCGTATGATATTGATGATATTATCTTATGTGAGTATGGAACAACAGTAGTAGGGCTTGAGATGCTCCGTGCTGTGAATGAGGAGAGTGCTGAAGAGAGCAGAAAGCTTGCAGTTGTTAAATCAGCTATCAGTACACTTTCATTTTCAGAGATGCAGGCAATTATCCATATATTTGATGAACTTGATGGAATGGAAGGCGTTCTTGTTGCCAGCAAGATTGCTGACAGAGTAGGAATTACCCGAAGCGTAATTGTAAATGCTCTCCGCAAGTTTGAAAGTGCAGGTGTTATAGAGTCTAGGTCCTCCGGTATGAAAGGAACTTATATCAAGGTTACCAACGACGTTGTATTTAATGAGATCAAGAAACTTAAGGCAGAGCTTTGA
- the flgC gene encoding flagellar basal body rod protein FlgC produces MNIFDSFNINSSGMTAQRFRMDIISENIANANTTRTKDGDTPYTRKVVRFAEKGTQTPFSRILNERLDHYSGRGVKVTQVQDDTWTQYNIVYDPSHPDADANGYVTYPNVNTVTEMTNLIDASRSYEANATAFDASKNIAARGLELGQG; encoded by the coding sequence ATGAATATATTTGATTCTTTTAACATCAATTCATCAGGTATGACGGCTCAGAGATTCAGAATGGATATCATTTCTGAAAATATAGCCAACGCCAATACAACCAGAACCAAGGATGGAGATACTCCTTATACCAGAAAGGTAGTAAGATTTGCTGAAAAGGGTACGCAGACTCCTTTTTCCAGAATATTAAATGAGAGACTTGATCATTACTCAGGCCGAGGCGTTAAGGTTACTCAGGTACAGGATGATACATGGACTCAGTATAATATAGTATATGACCCTTCACATCCCGATGCGGATGCCAATGGTTATGTTACGTATCCTAATGTCAACACGGTTACTGAAATGACGAACCTGATTGATGCAAGCAGATCATATGAAGCAAATGCAACCGCGTTTGATGCAAGTAAGAATATAGCAGCAAGAGGTCTTGAACTAGGCCAAGGCTAA
- a CDS encoding FliH/SctL family protein, with protein sequence MSNLFKGGFVNYDDTEKFVIDSNELANQKIEAFQERELKRQRAMMSEEEGYAPEGNDGDFVPGIDMEQLSQLTEDQGMMEPYPDPQFDMEAMQAEMDLKIQQAQEQADMIIQNAQEQANQIISQAQEEGHRQGYEAGYQEGVQAAEALKADIEQQRGDLEAQYQQIVDGLEPEMVDVLTQIYEHVFGVELRDDKEIILHLLKSTLSRIEPGKDLIVHVSSDDYDDVIEERESLEACITSPNTTMEIIEDPLLKENECMIESDSGVFDCSLGVELSELSRKLKLLSFDRAKR encoded by the coding sequence TTGTCTAATTTATTTAAAGGCGGTTTTGTTAACTACGATGACACCGAGAAGTTTGTTATTGATAGTAACGAACTTGCAAACCAGAAAATTGAAGCTTTTCAGGAGCGGGAGCTTAAACGTCAGCGTGCAATGATGTCTGAAGAAGAGGGCTATGCTCCTGAGGGCAATGATGGAGACTTTGTTCCCGGCATAGATATGGAGCAATTATCTCAGCTTACTGAGGATCAAGGCATGATGGAACCATATCCTGATCCTCAATTTGATATGGAAGCGATGCAGGCTGAGATGGATCTAAAGATCCAACAGGCACAGGAACAGGCTGATATGATCATTCAAAATGCGCAGGAACAGGCCAATCAGATAATTTCCCAGGCTCAGGAAGAAGGCCACAGACAGGGCTATGAAGCCGGGTATCAGGAAGGCGTTCAGGCTGCGGAAGCTCTTAAGGCTGATATTGAACAGCAAAGAGGCGACCTTGAAGCTCAGTATCAGCAGATAGTTGATGGACTTGAACCTGAAATGGTTGATGTTCTCACCCAGATTTATGAGCATGTTTTTGGTGTGGAGCTTAGGGACGATAAAGAAATAATCCTTCATCTTCTGAAATCAACCTTATCAAGAATTGAGCCGGGGAAAGACCTTATCGTACATGTTTCTTCTGATGACTATGACGATGTCATAGAAGAAAGAGAATCTTTAGAAGCGTGCATTACATCTCCAAACACAACGATGGAGATCATAGAGGACCCTCTTTTAAAAGAAAATGAATGTATGATTGAGTCTGACAGCGGTGTATTTGATTGTAGTCTTGGCGTTGAGCTTTCAGAATTATCCAGAAAGCTTAAGCTTTTATCTTTTGACAGAGCAAAGCGCTAA
- the fliE gene encoding flagellar hook-basal body complex protein FliE has translation MASLDISQLRNVSSDVIRNAEKVNSRVYNVLGPQDDNNSFSSIFGRAMENINTTNAYLSDAENEEIKWALGETNNTHDLSIALQKAQTALQYTIAVRDRALSAYREITQMQI, from the coding sequence ATGGCATCTCTTGATATTTCTCAACTTAGAAATGTATCTTCTGACGTTATAAGAAACGCCGAGAAGGTCAACAGCAGAGTTTACAATGTTCTTGGTCCGCAGGATGACAACAACTCTTTTTCAAGTATATTTGGAAGAGCTATGGAGAACATCAATACGACCAATGCTTATCTGTCGGATGCAGAGAATGAGGAGATTAAATGGGCTCTTGGGGAGACCAATAATACTCATGATCTGTCCATCGCGCTTCAGAAAGCTCAGACAGCTCTGCAATATACTATAGCGGTAAGAGACAGAGCACTTTCTGCATATAGAGAAATTACTCAGATGCAGATTTGA